The following coding sequences are from one Seonamhaeicola sp. ML3 window:
- a CDS encoding DUF4249 domain-containing protein gives MKTYIKSIALLLLVITTACEDVIDVTVPTASPRLVVQASLDWQKGTDGSNQEIKLSTSTPYFDTNRTSPVNTAIVTVTNKDNGVVYNFANQNDGTYAVTNFEPVIGHTYELEILYNNERYSATETFISVSPINRVEQSVEGGFDEELLDVSIFWNDPVGIENYYLIRFIESGDVVPIYEDYPDEFVDGNELDTFFEKEDDDDDSSAEFNPGDVVEISLYGISKQYDNYISLLIEQYDSAGDPFSTIPGQLRGNCINIDNSDNYAFGYFRLSEYDTVTYTFQ, from the coding sequence ATGAAAACCTATATAAAATCAATTGCACTTTTACTGTTAGTCATTACCACGGCTTGCGAAGATGTTATAGATGTTACCGTTCCAACGGCTTCACCAAGACTTGTTGTTCAAGCGTCTTTAGACTGGCAAAAAGGGACCGATGGAAGCAATCAAGAAATCAAATTAAGCACATCAACGCCTTATTTTGATACTAATAGAACAAGTCCAGTGAATACTGCCATAGTAACCGTTACAAATAAAGATAACGGCGTAGTTTATAATTTCGCGAACCAGAATGATGGCACGTATGCCGTCACTAATTTTGAACCTGTTATTGGCCATACTTACGAACTAGAAATACTCTATAATAACGAGCGTTATTCGGCAACTGAAACCTTTATTTCGGTTTCACCCATAAACCGTGTGGAACAATCTGTTGAAGGTGGTTTCGACGAAGAACTTTTAGATGTTTCCATCTTCTGGAATGACCCTGTAGGTATAGAGAACTACTATCTTATTAGGTTTATTGAATCAGGCGACGTAGTACCTATTTATGAAGATTATCCCGATGAATTCGTAGATGGCAATGAGCTGGACACCTTTTTTGAAAAAGAGGATGACGACGACGATTCTTCTGCGGAATTTAACCCCGGCGATGTTGTAGAAATTAGCCTTTACGGGATTTCAAAACAGTACGATAATTATATAAGTCTACTCATTGAGCAGTACGATAGTGCCGGCGACCCATTTAGTACTATTCCAGGGCAATTAAGGGGCAATTGTATTAATATAGACAACTCAGATAACTATGCTTTTGGTTACTTCAGGTTATCGGAATATGATACCGTAACCTATACCTTTCAATAA
- the pgk gene encoding phosphoglycerate kinase, with amino-acid sequence MKTLNDFNFENKKALIRVDFNVPLNENFEVTDATRIISAKPTIIKILEDGGSCILMSHLGRPKGFQDEFSLKHIVEKVQDVLGVEVKFVPDCIGADVEAAAASLEPGQILLLENLRYYKEETAGDEGFAEKLSKLGDIYVNDAFGTAHRAHASTTIVAQFFPEDKCFGSLLAQEIDSIKKVMETGEKPVLAILGGAKVSSKITIIENILDKVDHLIIGGGMAFTFVKAQGGSIGNSICEDDKQELALEILKQAKEKNVQIHIPVDTIAADDFSNDANTQICDINAIPDGWEGVDAGPKSRAQFDAVVKQSKTILWNGPLGVFEMESFAGGTIELGNSIAEATKNGAFSLVGGGDSVAAVKQFGFQDKVSYVSTGGGAMLESLEGKTLPGIAAILE; translated from the coding sequence ATGAAGACGCTTAACGATTTCAATTTCGAAAATAAAAAGGCACTTATCCGTGTCGATTTTAATGTACCATTAAACGAAAACTTTGAAGTAACCGATGCTACAAGAATCATTTCTGCTAAACCAACTATTATTAAAATTTTAGAAGATGGCGGTAGCTGTATTTTGATGTCGCATTTAGGGCGCCCTAAAGGATTTCAAGATGAGTTTTCGTTAAAGCATATCGTTGAAAAAGTTCAAGATGTTTTAGGAGTTGAGGTTAAGTTCGTTCCCGACTGTATTGGAGCAGATGTTGAAGCTGCAGCGGCGAGCTTAGAACCAGGCCAAATTTTATTGTTGGAAAACTTACGCTATTACAAAGAGGAAACTGCTGGTGACGAAGGCTTTGCTGAAAAGCTTTCTAAATTAGGAGACATCTACGTAAATGATGCTTTTGGAACAGCACATAGAGCACATGCTTCTACGACTATTGTGGCGCAGTTCTTCCCAGAAGATAAATGTTTTGGTAGCTTACTAGCTCAGGAAATTGATAGTATAAAGAAAGTTATGGAAACTGGTGAAAAACCTGTTTTAGCAATACTTGGTGGTGCTAAGGTATCCTCTAAAATTACAATTATAGAAAATATATTAGATAAGGTAGACCACTTAATTATTGGTGGTGGTATGGCCTTTACTTTTGTAAAAGCGCAAGGCGGAAGCATTGGTAACTCTATTTGTGAAGATGATAAACAAGAACTGGCTTTAGAGATTTTAAAGCAAGCCAAAGAAAAAAATGTACAGATTCATATTCCGGTAGATACTATTGCTGCAGACGATTTTAGTAACGATGCCAATACACAAATTTGTGATATCAATGCCATTCCTGATGGATGGGAAGGAGTTGATGCCGGACCAAAATCTAGAGCACAGTTTGATGCCGTGGTAAAACAATCTAAAACCATTCTTTGGAATGGGCCATTAGGCGTTTTTGAAATGGAAAGTTTTGCGGGTGGAACCATCGAACTTGGAAATTCTATTGCCGAAGCTACTAAAAACGGTGCGTTCTCACTTGTTGGTGGCGGCGATTCTGTTGCTGCGGTAAAACAATTTGGTTTCCAAGATAAAGTAAGTTACGTAAGTACTGGTGGTGGGGCCATGTTAGAGAGCTTAGAAGGTAAAACGCTTCCTGGAATTGCTGCTATATTGGAATAA
- a CDS encoding DUF4837 family protein codes for MKHILLSTLFLLVVMSCKEKKGSSERFIQDSSGNINHVSVVLENDVWDGRVGDAIRDVLTQPIYGLPQDEPMFTLSQIPPKVFSGFVTKNRTILKVEMGKEPGIHFKDDAFAKPQKVIVLTGKTKEDIIEIVTQNSEKIVETFRAMEIAERQRQMSKSQHKYTAIKENLGLTIQFPSIYEVAKVRENFFWFRKNITTGHAHIMIYEIPYEAITRNDSTINQIIKIRDSLGQQYFKGRLDETVGADGNKISSYMVTEDAYTPFHGETIVDNKPAFETKGVWELTNDFMGGPFINFTIEDKVNKRWVGVEGFVFAPSVEKRNYMLELESIMQSVKIE; via the coding sequence ATGAAACATATTCTTCTATCAACCTTATTTTTATTGGTTGTAATGTCTTGTAAAGAGAAAAAAGGTAGCTCCGAGAGATTTATTCAAGATTCTTCTGGAAATATAAACCATGTGTCTGTGGTTTTAGAGAATGATGTTTGGGACGGCAGGGTTGGTGATGCCATTAGGGATGTTTTAACACAACCAATTTATGGTTTGCCACAAGATGAACCCATGTTTACCTTAAGCCAGATTCCGCCAAAAGTGTTTTCTGGTTTTGTAACCAAAAACCGTACGATTCTTAAAGTTGAAATGGGCAAAGAACCAGGTATTCACTTTAAGGATGATGCTTTTGCCAAGCCTCAAAAAGTTATTGTTTTAACAGGAAAAACAAAAGAAGATATTATTGAAATTGTTACCCAAAACTCCGAGAAAATTGTCGAGACCTTTAGAGCTATGGAAATCGCCGAGAGACAACGCCAAATGTCTAAATCGCAGCACAAGTACACCGCAATAAAAGAGAATTTAGGTTTGACCATTCAATTTCCATCCATATACGAGGTAGCCAAAGTGCGCGAAAATTTCTTCTGGTTCAGAAAAAATATAACAACAGGCCACGCCCATATTATGATTTACGAGATTCCTTATGAGGCTATTACCCGAAATGATAGTACGATAAATCAAATCATTAAGATTAGGGATTCTTTGGGGCAACAATATTTTAAAGGCCGTTTAGATGAAACTGTAGGGGCAGATGGCAATAAAATTAGTTCTTACATGGTTACCGAAGATGCTTATACACCCTTTCATGGAGAAACGATTGTAGATAACAAGCCTGCATTCGAAACTAAAGGAGTATGGGAATTGACAAACGATTTTATGGGAGGTCCTTTTATAAACTTTACCATAGAAGATAAAGTGAATAAGCGTTGGGTAGGCGTAGAAGGGTTTGTTTTTGCACCATCTGTAGAAAAACGCAACTATATGTTGGAGCTTGAATCTATTATGCAATCTGTAAAGATTGAATAA
- a CDS encoding GIN domain-containing protein — translation MKTIHVIYMVFAFTILLSSCSVESIKASNTIITEERTLTNFSEVQISNDIEVVIKKGTEHSVKITTSDNIIEQVRTRVENGRLIASLSGNIRRLHELKLDIVMPNLTSLELLADSYGVCSGFENLETLQVKVSSDAFIRLTGSANSVNIDASSDAKIEGFNFIANTCNVNCSSDASVAIHCLEELQGNVSSDAVVFYKGNPIVNVSTSSDGAVINTN, via the coding sequence ATGAAAACAATACACGTTATTTATATGGTTTTTGCTTTCACAATCTTGCTTAGCTCGTGTTCTGTGGAAAGCATTAAAGCATCGAATACCATAATTACAGAAGAACGAACCTTAACGAACTTTAGCGAAGTACAAATATCCAATGATATCGAAGTTGTAATTAAAAAAGGTACAGAGCATTCGGTTAAAATAACAACTAGCGATAATATAATAGAACAAGTACGCACTAGGGTGGAAAACGGTAGGTTAATCGCAAGCCTTTCTGGAAATATAAGGAGGTTACATGAGCTTAAGTTAGACATTGTGATGCCCAATCTTACCAGCTTAGAACTATTGGCAGATAGTTATGGTGTATGTTCTGGTTTTGAGAACTTAGAAACATTACAGGTAAAGGTATCCAGTGATGCATTCATAAGGTTAACGGGGTCTGCAAATAGCGTTAATATTGATGCCAGTAGCGACGCAAAAATTGAAGGTTTTAATTTTATCGCTAATACCTGTAATGTTAATTGTTCATCAGATGCATCGGTGGCAATTCATTGTTTAGAAGAATTACAAGGCAATGTATCGAGCGATGCTGTGGTGTTTTATAAAGGCAACCCCATAGTTAATGTTTCCACAAGTAGCGATGGGGCTGTAATTAACACGAATTAA
- a CDS encoding RNA polymerase sigma factor, with protein MTNQVVFTHKDFVEKSKLGDRQAQYKLYSLYVNGMFNVCIRMVKSKEDAEDILQDSFIEAFKNLNSFRYESTFGSWLKRIVINKSINHLKLKRIPLVAVDDFQNNTPEPEEDTDITDEHLNVDAIIAAIKQLPAGYQTIINLYLIEGYDHVEIGEILGISSSTSKSQYHRAKKKLIALMN; from the coding sequence GTGACTAACCAAGTAGTATTCACACATAAAGATTTTGTCGAAAAAAGCAAATTAGGCGACCGACAAGCGCAATACAAACTGTATTCACTTTACGTGAATGGTATGTTTAATGTGTGTATTAGAATGGTGAAATCTAAAGAGGATGCCGAAGATATTTTGCAAGATAGTTTTATAGAGGCTTTTAAAAATCTAAATAGTTTTCGTTACGAGAGCACTTTTGGGTCTTGGCTAAAGCGTATAGTTATTAATAAAAGTATTAATCATTTAAAGTTAAAGCGCATTCCTCTGGTTGCTGTAGACGATTTTCAGAATAATACCCCAGAGCCAGAGGAAGATACAGACATTACCGATGAGCATCTTAACGTAGATGCGATTATCGCAGCCATAAAACAACTGCCTGCAGGGTACCAGACCATTATCAATTTATATTTAATTGAAGGTTACGATCATGTTGAGATCGGAGAAATTTTAGGAATTAGTAGTTCTACTTCAAAATCTCAATATCATAGAGCAAAAAAGAAATTAATAGCATTGATGAATTGA
- a CDS encoding DNA polymerase III subunit delta', translating into MLFSDILGQEHIKSHLTTSADHGRIPHAQLFVGPEGSGTLPMAIAYAQYLLCKNSNGENNSGNEACNLKFNNISHPDLHFAFPVTTSDKAKSHPVSNHYLEEWRQLIKEQPYGNLFDWYKLLGVDNKQGQIGVDEAQDIVKALSLKSYEGGYKVMLIWMAEKMNIACANKLLKLIEEPPNKTIFILIAEDEEQIINTIRSRCQLLHFPPLAEDVIKEALLKNYQIDEGIATKIAHQSNGNYNKACDLVYHDSEDIQFEEWFIFWVRSAFKAKGNKAAIHDLISWSENIAKTGRETQKQFLNFCIDFFRQALLLNYNATDLVFFEPKTEKFKLENFAPFVHGGNILEISNELQDAIYHIERNGNSKIILTDLSIKLTRLLHKKAG; encoded by the coding sequence ATGCTTTTCTCTGATATTTTAGGTCAAGAACATATAAAAAGTCACCTTACCACAAGTGCAGACCATGGTAGAATTCCGCATGCACAACTTTTTGTAGGCCCAGAGGGTTCTGGCACATTACCTATGGCCATAGCTTATGCGCAATACTTATTGTGTAAAAACAGTAATGGTGAAAATAATTCTGGGAACGAAGCTTGCAACCTTAAGTTTAATAATATCTCCCATCCCGATTTGCATTTTGCTTTTCCGGTAACTACCAGCGATAAAGCCAAGAGTCACCCTGTCTCAAATCATTACTTGGAGGAATGGCGGCAACTAATCAAGGAACAACCTTACGGCAACCTTTTTGATTGGTACAAACTCTTAGGGGTTGATAATAAACAGGGACAAATTGGGGTTGATGAAGCTCAGGATATCGTAAAGGCCTTATCATTAAAATCATACGAAGGTGGTTATAAGGTGATGCTCATCTGGATGGCCGAAAAAATGAATATAGCTTGTGCCAACAAGCTCCTTAAACTCATTGAAGAGCCACCAAACAAGACCATTTTTATTTTAATTGCCGAAGACGAGGAACAAATTATAAACACCATTAGGTCGCGTTGCCAATTGTTACATTTTCCGCCTTTGGCCGAAGATGTTATTAAAGAAGCGCTTTTAAAAAACTACCAAATTGATGAAGGTATCGCTACAAAAATTGCTCACCAATCTAATGGCAATTACAACAAAGCCTGCGACTTGGTTTATCACGACTCTGAAGATATTCAATTTGAAGAATGGTTTATCTTCTGGGTACGCAGTGCGTTTAAAGCCAAAGGGAACAAAGCTGCTATTCACGACTTAATTTCTTGGAGCGAAAACATTGCCAAGACTGGTCGTGAAACCCAAAAGCAGTTTCTTAATTTCTGTATCGACTTTTTTAGGCAAGCCCTTCTCCTAAATTACAATGCCACAGATTTGGTTTTTTTTGAACCCAAAACCGAAAAATTTAAACTGGAGAACTTTGCCCCTTTTGTACACGGTGGCAATATTCTGGAAATTAGCAACGAACTTCAGGATGCTATTTACCATATAGAACGTAATGGCAACTCAAAAATTATTTTAACCGATTTATCGATAAAACTAACGCGTTTGTTACACAAAAAAGCCGGTTAA
- a CDS encoding VOC family protein, with protein sequence MKRILLITLVLSCLSMGKKVEKELPILGIAHVAFQISSLEESQAFYSGFYGFEFAFADYEYQEAWYLKINDDQFLKLVSKPDGTDDNRLVEVAFQVSDIETTIAMLQERGLNPSPVEKRPDGTLASVVIDPNGHNLVFVEYTPGSKQTLARGKHLGARRVSDRLLHVGLTITDEEAANKLYQDALGFQEIWRGSREDGGPDAWVNMQMPGKRGDYVEYILVNDMKLTRKQKGTMHHMCLLTDDIRKAHSDMLSNTLPDLERYKPIIARNNRWVFNIHDLDGTRCEVMESKDAVTK encoded by the coding sequence ATGAAGAGAATACTCCTTATTACCCTAGTGTTATCTTGTCTTTCTATGGGAAAGAAAGTAGAAAAAGAACTTCCCATCTTAGGAATAGCACATGTGGCATTTCAAATATCAAGTTTAGAGGAATCGCAAGCTTTCTATTCGGGGTTTTATGGATTTGAATTTGCCTTTGCAGATTACGAATACCAAGAGGCTTGGTATTTAAAAATTAACGACGACCAGTTCCTGAAGTTAGTTTCAAAGCCCGATGGAACAGATGATAATAGGTTAGTAGAAGTCGCATTTCAGGTTTCGGATATCGAAACTACCATCGCTATGCTTCAGGAGAGAGGGCTCAACCCATCACCTGTGGAAAAAAGACCCGATGGCACTTTAGCAAGCGTTGTAATAGACCCTAACGGACATAACCTTGTTTTTGTTGAATACACTCCCGGTTCTAAGCAAACGCTGGCAAGAGGTAAGCATTTAGGAGCAAGACGGGTTTCTGATCGTTTGCTTCATGTGGGCCTCACTATTACAGACGAAGAGGCCGCCAACAAATTGTATCAAGACGCTTTAGGTTTTCAAGAGATTTGGAGAGGCTCACGTGAGGATGGAGGCCCAGATGCTTGGGTAAATATGCAGATGCCGGGAAAAAGGGGTGACTACGTTGAATATATTCTTGTAAACGATATGAAGTTGACTCGGAAGCAAAAGGGAACAATGCATCATATGTGCCTTCTAACAGACGATATAAGAAAGGCGCATAGCGATATGTTATCTAATACCTTGCCTGATCTTGAACGGTACAAGCCCATAATTGCCAGAAACAATCGTTGGGTTTTTAATATACACGACCTGGACGGTACACGATGCGAGGTAATGGAATCAAAAGATGCTGTAACTAAATGA
- a CDS encoding GH3 auxin-responsive promoter family protein yields the protein MLSIKSVLAKPFSKRVHKKIQKWAKDPIKTQENVFQDLIATATKTQFGQDHDFVSINTHEDFVRRVPIRDYEALRPYVDKVVEGEEDVLWIGKPLYFAKTSGTTSGAKYIPLTKESMPSHIEAARNAILMYIHETGNAKFVNGKMIFLQGSPILKEQNGVKLGRLSGIVAHYVPKYLQKNRLPSWETNCIDDWETKVDAIVEETLPENMTVISGIPSWVQMYFEKLIQKTNKPVGKVFKNFKLFIFGGVNYEPYRAKFESLIGRKVDSIELYPASEGFFAFQDKQNKKGMLLQLNSGIFYEFIKADEFFNENPKRLTIKDVEVGVNYVMIISTNAGLWAYNIGDTVEFTSTSPYRVIVSGRIKHFISAFGEHVIGKEVEQAMQEAIAETDISITEFTVAPQINPKEGLPYHEWFIEFEKEPEDISSLANKIDKSLQKQNVYYFDLIEGKVLQTLKITRVKKDGFKNYMKSVGKLGGQNKIPRLSNDRKIVEELPDTY from the coding sequence ATGTTATCAATAAAATCTGTCTTAGCCAAGCCATTTTCAAAACGCGTTCATAAAAAGATTCAAAAATGGGCTAAAGACCCTATTAAGACTCAAGAAAACGTTTTCCAAGATTTAATAGCCACGGCTACAAAAACACAATTCGGACAAGACCATGACTTTGTAAGCATTAATACTCATGAAGATTTTGTAAGGCGTGTCCCTATAAGAGATTATGAGGCTTTAAGACCTTATGTAGATAAGGTCGTTGAGGGAGAAGAAGATGTCTTATGGATAGGCAAGCCACTATATTTTGCTAAAACTTCGGGTACAACTTCTGGCGCTAAATACATTCCCTTGACTAAAGAAAGTATGCCGTCTCATATCGAGGCAGCAAGGAATGCTATTTTAATGTACATTCACGAAACGGGCAATGCGAAATTCGTAAATGGTAAGATGATTTTTCTTCAAGGAAGCCCTATTTTGAAAGAACAAAATGGCGTTAAACTAGGCAGGCTTTCTGGAATCGTGGCGCATTACGTTCCAAAATACCTTCAGAAAAATAGATTACCTTCTTGGGAAACGAATTGTATTGATGATTGGGAGACAAAGGTCGATGCTATTGTCGAGGAAACCTTACCAGAGAATATGACTGTTATATCTGGAATCCCATCGTGGGTTCAAATGTATTTTGAAAAACTCATTCAAAAAACAAATAAACCCGTTGGCAAGGTTTTTAAAAACTTCAAACTGTTCATTTTTGGAGGCGTAAATTACGAACCCTATCGCGCAAAATTTGAAAGTTTAATAGGTAGAAAGGTCGATAGTATAGAGTTATATCCGGCCAGTGAAGGGTTTTTTGCTTTCCAAGATAAACAGAATAAAAAAGGTATGTTGCTCCAGTTAAATTCCGGGATTTTCTATGAATTTATAAAAGCGGATGAATTTTTTAATGAAAACCCTAAGCGACTAACGATTAAAGATGTTGAGGTAGGTGTAAATTACGTTATGATAATCTCTACAAATGCAGGTTTATGGGCGTATAATATTGGAGATACGGTAGAGTTTACTTCAACCAGTCCGTATAGAGTAATTGTTTCAGGAAGGATAAAACACTTCATTTCAGCTTTTGGAGAACATGTTATTGGTAAAGAGGTGGAGCAAGCTATGCAGGAGGCAATTGCAGAAACAGATATTAGTATTACAGAGTTTACGGTTGCTCCTCAAATTAATCCAAAAGAAGGGTTACCATATCACGAATGGTTTATTGAATTTGAGAAAGAGCCCGAAGATATTTCGAGTTTAGCAAACAAAATAGATAAGTCTTTACAGAAACAAAATGTTTATTATTTCGATTTAATAGAAGGTAAGGTTTTGCAAACGTTAAAGATTACCAGAGTAAAGAAAGATGGCTTTAAGAATTATATGAAATCTGTAGGGAAGTTAGGTGGGCAAAATAAAATCCCCAGGCTTTCTAACGACCGTAAAATAGTTGAGGAATTACCAGACACTTATTAA
- a CDS encoding LysM peptidoglycan-binding domain-containing protein: MAFRFYILTLFFSLSFCLLHAQNEVDSLSVAVKDTLVDGKPNIEPIKAVTDSTDIKKLEDHELAASIDEKWLQELYSNNLFDTVYKSVSDLDFKSVEYPELPTDTLKARLAELNARTPFNVEYNPSLESVIKSYLKHRRNLIQRLLTLSEFYFPMFERELDNANIPLEIKYLAIVESALKPRAKSRVGATGLWQFMFSTGKMYGLDVSSYVDERSDPIKSTKAATKYLAKLYEIFGDWDLALASYNSGPGNVTKAIRRSGGYKNYWNIRQNLPRETAGYLPAFLANMYIFEYAEAHGFKKTKPEFALKETDTVLVKQMITLDQVAEVTGTPIEQLQFLNPSYKLDIIPVIKGENYYLRLPREVVGTFVNNEEKIYAFVKEEFAKREKPLPQFFNATDRIRYKVRSGDYLGKIARRYGVRVNQIKRWNGMRSNDLQIGQRLTIYPRKPYTPSVASSSSIVKKKTITKPLSGDVVIYTVKSGDSLWSISQKFSGVSIQNIRDWNGISGSNLKPGMKLKISKG, translated from the coding sequence ATGGCTTTTCGTTTTTATATACTCACACTCTTTTTTAGTCTTTCATTTTGTTTGTTACATGCTCAGAATGAAGTCGATTCGTTGTCGGTGGCTGTCAAAGACACATTGGTTGATGGCAAACCAAACATTGAACCTATTAAAGCCGTTACAGACAGTACAGATATTAAAAAACTGGAAGACCATGAATTGGCGGCAAGTATAGACGAAAAATGGCTTCAGGAATTGTACAGTAACAACCTGTTTGACACTGTTTATAAATCGGTTTCGGATTTAGATTTTAAATCGGTTGAATATCCAGAATTACCAACAGACACACTAAAAGCTAGACTAGCAGAACTAAATGCTAGAACGCCTTTTAATGTGGAGTATAATCCGTCTTTAGAGAGTGTAATCAAATCTTATTTAAAACATAGAAGAAACCTTATTCAAAGACTGCTTACTTTAAGTGAATTCTATTTCCCCATGTTTGAACGGGAACTAGATAATGCCAATATTCCTCTAGAGATAAAATATTTGGCCATTGTAGAATCAGCTTTAAAGCCTAGGGCAAAATCTAGAGTAGGCGCTACAGGGTTGTGGCAGTTTATGTTCAGCACTGGAAAAATGTATGGGTTAGATGTTAGTAGCTATGTAGACGAACGTAGCGACCCTATAAAATCTACTAAAGCGGCTACTAAATATTTGGCAAAATTATATGAGATTTTTGGGGATTGGGATTTGGCCTTGGCGTCCTATAATTCTGGTCCAGGAAATGTAACGAAAGCGATTCGTCGCTCTGGAGGTTACAAAAACTATTGGAATATTAGGCAAAATCTACCAAGGGAAACAGCCGGCTATTTACCTGCTTTTTTAGCTAATATGTACATTTTTGAATATGCTGAAGCCCACGGTTTTAAGAAGACAAAACCAGAGTTTGCTCTTAAAGAAACAGATACGGTGCTTGTAAAACAGATGATTACTTTAGACCAAGTTGCCGAAGTAACAGGAACACCAATAGAACAGCTTCAGTTTTTAAATCCTTCGTATAAATTAGATATCATTCCCGTAATAAAAGGCGAGAATTATTATCTAAGATTACCAAGAGAGGTTGTGGGGACTTTTGTAAATAATGAAGAAAAAATATATGCTTTTGTAAAAGAGGAATTTGCCAAAAGAGAAAAGCCATTACCTCAGTTTTTTAATGCCACAGATAGGATACGTTATAAAGTACGCTCTGGCGATTACTTAGGTAAAATTGCTAGGCGTTATGGAGTAAGAGTAAACCAAATTAAACGGTGGAACGGAATGAGAAGTAATGATTTGCAAATTGGCCAAAGGCTTACTATTTATCCGCGTAAACCGTATACACCTTCGGTAGCATCATCTTCATCAATAGTTAAAAAGAAAACCATAACCAAACCACTTTCGGGCGATGTTGTTATCTACACCGTGAAGAGTGGCGATTCGTTATGGAGCATTTCCCAAAAATTTTCTGGAGTTTCTATTCAAAATATTCGAGATTGGAACGGTATTAGTGGTAGTAATTTAAAACCGGGAATGAAGCTAAAAATATCCAAAGGGTAA
- a CDS encoding M23 family metallopeptidase: MNKKKKPKKIKKKLLDRYKLVILNELTFEERLSLKLTRLNVFVLGSLSAIFLITLTYLIIAFTPLREYVPGYASAKLKKDAIDLALRVDSLQTELAVRKAYYSSIRKVLTGDVSSVDFNRDSIIEAVKLEASEVDFTPTAEDSLLREKVDKEDKYNLFESATTATNFVLFPPVSGTISDHYNLEEKHYAVDIVVPKDTPVKATADGIVIFAEWTVETGYVIIMEHSYGLISVYKHNAKLTKSQGDLVKAGEVIATAGNTGELSTGPHLHFELWNDGYPINPTNFIDFK, encoded by the coding sequence ATGAATAAAAAAAAGAAGCCTAAAAAGATAAAGAAGAAACTGTTAGACAGGTATAAATTGGTTATACTTAACGAGCTAACTTTCGAAGAGCGTTTGTCTCTTAAATTAACTAGGCTTAATGTTTTCGTTCTGGGATCTTTATCTGCTATTTTCTTAATTACACTAACCTATTTGATTATTGCTTTTACACCACTAAGAGAGTACGTTCCAGGTTATGCATCTGCCAAACTTAAAAAGGATGCCATCGATTTGGCTTTAAGGGTAGATTCATTACAAACAGAATTAGCCGTTAGGAAAGCCTATTACAGTTCAATTCGAAAAGTATTAACCGGAGATGTAAGTTCTGTGGATTTTAATAGAGATTCTATTATCGAAGCTGTAAAGCTGGAGGCAAGTGAAGTTGATTTTACACCAACTGCAGAAGATTCTTTACTTAGAGAAAAAGTAGATAAGGAAGATAAATATAACTTATTCGAATCTGCAACTACCGCTACCAATTTTGTGCTTTTCCCGCCTGTTAGCGGAACTATTAGCGACCATTATAATTTAGAAGAGAAACATTATGCGGTTGATATAGTTGTACCAAAAGACACGCCTGTTAAGGCGACTGCAGACGGTATTGTTATTTTTGCAGAGTGGACTGTCGAGACCGGTTATGTAATTATTATGGAACATAGCTATGGACTTATTTCGGTTTATAAGCACAATGCTAAACTTACCAAATCTCAAGGCGATTTGGTTAAAGCTGGTGAGGTTATCGCAACTGCTGGAAATACCGGCGAGCTTTCTACAGGACCACATTTACATTTTGAACTTTGGAACGATGGGTATCCCATTAATCCAACAAATTTTATAGATTTTAAGTAA
- the tatA gene encoding twin-arginine translocase TatA/TatE family subunit → MSLYMLPLAIGPWQIALIVVVVLLLFGGKKIPELMRGLGSGIKEFKDASKEENGDIKEKE, encoded by the coding sequence ATGAGTTTATATATGTTGCCTTTAGCTATTGGACCATGGCAAATAGCATTAATTGTTGTTGTTGTGTTGTTATTGTTTGGTGGGAAGAAAATTCCAGAATTAATGCGTGGTTTAGGAAGTGGTATTAAAGAGTTTAAAGATGCCAGTAAAGAGGAAAACGGAGACATTAAGGAAAAAGAATAA